The following are encoded in a window of Vigna unguiculata cultivar IT97K-499-35 chromosome 8, ASM411807v1, whole genome shotgun sequence genomic DNA:
- the LOC114194071 gene encoding uncharacterized protein LOC114194071, producing MIQQIFVLKKDSMDIKATKNFPATLRLVVLVMAATCGLYICSVNLEKPTRVRVNTKLLEQKVINHSCHTSSVEEWEEPYLHYPQPKTYNREECACNPVRFFCILTMQRSGSGWFETLLNSHMNVSSNGEIFVVAKRRENVTSILKTMDEVFNLDWFSGASKNECSAAVGFKWMLNQGLMDHHEEIVEYFERRGVSTIFLFRRNLLRRMVSVLANSYDKIAKPLNGTHKSHVHSKEEAGILAKYRPWINSTLLMTEIKQTEETVAKALQYFKNTHHIVLHYEDLVKNATKVKDVQEFLGLPLRDMHSRQVKIHTGPLWKQIGNWEEVRKTLRGTPYQNFLFPD from the exons ATGATTCAACAAATATTTGTCCTCAAGAAG GACTCCATGGACATTAAAGCTACTAAGAATTTTCCAGCAACATTGAGGTTGGTAGTTTTAGTCATGGCTGCAACATGTGGACTATACATTTGCTCAGTTAATTTAGAGAAACCAACAAGGGTTCGTGTAAATACCAAGTTGTTGGAACAGAAAGTCATCAACCATTCATGTCATACTTCTAGTGTAGAAGAATGGGAAGAACCCTACTTGCACTACCCACAACCCAAAACATACAACag GGAAGAGTGTGCATGCAATCCTGTGAGATTTTTTTGCATATTGACAATGCAAAGATCAGGGAGTGGATGGTTTGAGACTTTGTTGAACAGTCATATGAATGTGAGTTCCAATGGGGAGATATTTGTTGTGGCCAAAAGAAGGGAAAATGTAACTTCAATTTTGAAGACAATGGATGAAGTGTTCAATCTTGATTGGTTCAGTGGTGCTTCCAAGAATGAGTGTTCTGCGGCTGTGGGCTTCAAGTGGATGCTTAATCAG GGTTTAATGGATCATCATGAGGAGATAGTGGAGTACTTTGAAAGGAGAGGAGTTTCTACAATATTCCTTTTCAGAAGGAATTTGCTTCGCAGAATGGTATCTGTTCTTGCCAATTCCTATGACAAAATTGCAAAGCCACTGAATGGAACCCATAAGTCTCATGTACACTCCAAAGAAGAG GCTGGAATTCTGGCGAAATACAGGCCATGGATCAATTCCACGTTGCTGATGACAGAGATAAAGCAAACAGAGGAGACAGTTGCAAAAGCTCTTCAATACTTTAAGAACACTCACCACATTGTTCTCCACTATGAGGATCTTGTTAAAAATGCAACG AAGGTGAAAGATGTTCAAGAATTTCTGGGATTGCCGTTGAGAGATATGCACAGCAGGCAGGTGAAGATTCATACTGGTCCATTATGGAAGCAAATTGGAAACTGGGAAGAAGTGCGGAAAACGCTGAGAGGCACACCATATCAGAATTTTCTCTTCCCAGActaa
- the LOC114193510 gene encoding probable inactive heme oxygenase 2, chloroplastic produces the protein MGLTVKAMPQIRFSLPISVSNKSNCICRFSITATSSTNTTLTHSHTTTPTPKPKPKSPLKKRKRYRKLYPGETTGITEEMRFVAMRLRNDAVSHDQPNFDEWHASMEGFIAYLVDTHLIFATLQRIVDESDDVSYAYMRKTGLERSEGLSKDLKWLEEQGNVIPNPSSPGITYAKYLESLAETSAPLFLSHFYNIYFSHIAAGQVIGKKVSEKLLEGKELEFYKWEGDVPELLKDVRDKLNQLSEHWSRDEKNRCLKETPKSFRFMGQIILLLVS, from the exons ATGGGGTTAACAGTGAAAGCGATGCCACAGATACGATTCTCACTCCCAATCTCAGTCTCAAATAAGAGCAATTGCATTTGCAGGTTTTCCATAACAGCAACAAGCTCCACCAACACCACTCTCACTCACTCTCACACTACAACTCCAACTCCTAAACCCAAACCAAAGTCCCCGCTCAAGAAGAGGAAGAGATATCGGAAGTTGTATCCCGGAGAAACCACCGGCATCACCGAAGAGATGAGGTTCGTCGCCATGAGACTCCGCAACGACGCCGTTTCCCACGACCAACCGAATTTCGACGAGTGGCACGCCTCCATGGAAGGCTTCATCGCTTACCTTGTTGACACTCACCTCATCTTCGCCACTCTCCAGCGCATCGTCGACGAATCTGACGACGTTTCGT ATGCATACATGAGGAAAACTGGGTTGGAAAGATCAGAAGGGCTTTCGAAGGATCTGAAATGGTTGGAGGAACAGGGAAATGTGATTCCAAATCCCAGTTCTCCTGGGATTACATATGCCAAATATTTGGAGTCACTTGCAGAGACAAGTGCACCTTTGTTTCTATCCCATTtctacaatatttatttttctcatatagCTGCTGGTCAGGTGATTGGAAAGAAG GTTTCTGAGAAGCTATTGGAAGGTAAGGAGTTGGAGTTTTACAAATGGGAAGGAGATGTGCCTGAATTGTTGAAAGATGTCCGCGATAAGCTGAACCAGCTTTCCGAG CATTGGTCTCGAGATGAAAAGAATAGATGTTTAAAAGAAACTCCAAAGTCATTCCGGTTTATGGGACAGATTATCCTTCTTCTTGTCTCATAA